A single region of the Blattabacterium sp. (Cryptocercus kyebangensis) genome encodes:
- a CDS encoding exodeoxyribonuclease III: MKIVSYNINGIRSGINKGLCHWIEKIQPDILCFQEIKAFPEQINTSIFDNFGYYHYWYPSKRKGYSGVGILCKEKPNHIEYGIGIDSIDQEGRILRIDFKKISVISLYIPSGKYMENRLNFKFYFMDNFISYIKEMKKKLTNLIICGDYNICHKEIDIHDPIRNHEISGFLPKERKWMSDFLNLGFIDSFRNYVKESKHYSWWSYRYNAKKNNKGWRIDYIMVSYFLKKKMINAYLLPEIKYSDHCPTVLEIEINEMT, from the coding sequence ATGAAAATTGTTAGTTATAATATTAATGGAATTAGATCTGGAATAAATAAAGGTTTATGCCATTGGATTGAAAAAATCCAACCAGATATTTTATGTTTTCAAGAAATAAAAGCTTTTCCGGAACAAATCAACACCAGTATATTTGATAATTTTGGATATTATCATTATTGGTATCCTTCAAAAAGAAAAGGATATAGTGGAGTAGGTATTTTATGTAAAGAAAAACCAAATCATATAGAATATGGAATAGGAATAGATTCTATAGATCAAGAAGGAAGAATTTTACGCATAGATTTTAAAAAAATATCCGTGATAAGTCTTTATATTCCATCAGGAAAATATATGGAAAATAGGTTAAATTTTAAATTTTATTTTATGGATAATTTCATTTCTTATATAAAAGAAATGAAAAAAAAATTAACGAATCTAATTATATGTGGAGATTATAACATTTGTCATAAAGAAATAGATATTCATGATCCTATAAGAAACCATGAAATTTCCGGGTTTTTACCAAAAGAAAGAAAATGGATGAGTGATTTTTTAAATTTAGGTTTTATAGATAGTTTCAGAAACTATGTTAAAGAATCCAAACATTATAGTTGGTGGAGTTATCGTTATAATGCAAAAAAAAATAATAAAGGTTGGAGAATTGATTATATAATGGTTAGCTATTTTTTAAAGAAAAAAATGATTAATGCTTATTTATTACCTGAAATAAAATATTCGGATCATTGTCCCACTGTATTAGAAATAGAAATAAATGAAATGACCTGA
- the trpD gene encoding anthranilate phosphoribosyltransferase — protein MKNTLNNLFLDKYLTKKEAKNLFRKLLKREINKSQIISILTVYNMRSPTLEEMIGFRQALMESCIQVNLTEFNAIDIVGTGGDGKNTFNISTVACFIVAGTGEKVIKHGNFGFSSRTGSSNILKKLGYDFTNKEEKLRNQLDKVGFCYLHSPIFHPSLDILSTTRKELGIKTVFNTLGPLINPSNPKNQLLGVNNLESARIYYYMYQKTKNNYAIIHSLDGYDEISLTTDIKCYTPKGETFYSIEDFGRNKVIPEELKGGKNTEENTRIFMNILSGEGTLAQNEVVLINATFALSILNKDSIKNNYEKAKHSLKSGMAKKILKKLLSL, from the coding sequence ATTAAAAATACACTAAATAACCTATTCTTGGATAAATATCTTACCAAGAAAGAAGCGAAAAATCTTTTTAGAAAGCTATTAAAAAGAGAAATAAATAAAAGTCAAATAATATCTATTCTCACGGTTTATAACATGAGGAGCCCCACTTTAGAGGAAATGATAGGATTTAGACAAGCTTTAATGGAATCATGTATACAAGTAAATTTAACGGAGTTTAATGCTATTGACATTGTAGGAACAGGTGGAGATGGAAAAAATACTTTCAATATATCTACTGTAGCATGTTTTATAGTAGCGGGAACAGGAGAAAAAGTGATAAAACATGGAAATTTCGGTTTTTCTTCTAGAACTGGTTCTTCCAATATTTTGAAAAAATTGGGATACGATTTTACTAATAAAGAAGAAAAATTAAGAAATCAATTAGATAAAGTAGGATTTTGTTATTTACATTCTCCGATTTTTCATCCTTCTTTAGATATATTATCTACTACTAGAAAAGAATTAGGAATAAAAACTGTTTTCAATACACTTGGACCATTGATCAATCCAAGTAATCCAAAAAATCAATTATTAGGAGTAAATAATTTAGAATCAGCAAGAATATATTATTATATGTATCAAAAAACAAAAAATAACTATGCAATTATTCATAGTTTAGATGGTTATGATGAAATTTCACTTACTACTGATATAAAATGTTATACTCCAAAAGGAGAGACTTTCTATTCTATAGAAGATTTTGGAAGGAATAAAGTAATTCCTGAAGAATTAAAAGGAGGAAAAAATACAGAAGAAAACACACGTATATTTATGAATATTTTATCTGGAGAGGGAACTTTAGCTCAAAATGAAGTAGTGTTGATAAATGCAACATTTGCATTAAGTATCTTAAACAAAGACAGTATTAAGAATAATTACGAAAAAGCGAAACATTCTCTAAAAAGTGGAATGGCTAAAAAGATTCTTAAAAAATTATTAAGTTTATGA
- the trpB gene encoding tryptophan synthase subunit beta, producing the protein MKYLADKNGYYDEFGGSFVPELLHYHLKELQCNYQEIIKSYEFQNLFKNILRNYVGRPSPLFFCKKYSDKYNTKIYFKREDLNYTGSHKINNTVGQTLLAKRLGKKKIIAETGAGQHGIATATTCAFMDLECIIFMGEIDMHRQSSNVIKMKILGAKVIPVSSGEKKLKDAINEAIRYWIKNPESYYLIGSTVGPHPYPKMVADFQSIISEEIKIQLEEKEGSPFPNYVIACIGGGSNAAGAFYHFLDHKKVNLIAVEAAGLGVNTKKTAASTYSGTKGILHGSMTIFLQDKEGQVIPAYSISAGLDYPGIGPMHANLFLKKRVNFLYATDKEALEAGYELIQLEGIIPALESAHALAALKKIPFKMNDIVIINLSGRGDKDINIYDDYEKNI; encoded by the coding sequence ATGAAATACTTAGCAGATAAAAATGGATATTATGACGAATTTGGAGGATCTTTTGTTCCTGAATTATTACATTATCATCTAAAAGAATTGCAATGTAATTATCAAGAAATCATTAAAAGTTATGAATTTCAAAATCTATTTAAAAATATACTCCGAAACTATGTAGGGAGGCCTTCTCCTTTATTTTTTTGTAAAAAATATTCTGATAAATACAATACTAAAATTTATTTTAAAAGAGAAGACTTAAATTATACAGGATCACATAAAATCAATAATACGGTAGGTCAAACTTTATTGGCTAAAAGATTAGGTAAAAAAAAAATTATTGCTGAAACGGGAGCTGGACAACATGGAATAGCAACGGCTACTACATGTGCTTTTATGGATTTGGAATGTATTATTTTCATGGGAGAAATAGATATGCATCGTCAATCATCTAATGTTATAAAAATGAAAATACTTGGAGCAAAAGTAATTCCTGTTTCCAGTGGAGAAAAAAAACTTAAAGATGCTATAAATGAAGCTATTCGTTATTGGATCAAAAATCCAGAAAGTTATTATTTAATAGGTTCTACTGTAGGTCCTCATCCATATCCTAAAATGGTTGCAGATTTCCAATCTATTATTAGTGAAGAAATAAAAATACAACTAGAAGAAAAAGAAGGATCTCCTTTCCCAAATTATGTTATTGCTTGTATAGGAGGAGGTAGTAATGCAGCAGGAGCTTTTTATCATTTTTTAGATCATAAAAAAGTTAATCTTATTGCAGTAGAAGCTGCTGGATTAGGAGTAAATACAAAAAAAACGGCAGCTTCTACATATAGTGGAACTAAAGGAATTTTACACGGAAGTATGACTATTTTTTTGCAGGATAAAGAAGGTCAAGTAATTCCTGCTTATTCTATATCCGCTGGTCTCGATTATCCAGGAATAGGACCTATGCATGCTAATCTTTTTTTAAAAAAGCGTGTAAATTTTTTGTATGCTACAGACAAAGAAGCTTTAGAAGCAGGTTATGAATTAATTCAATTAGAAGGAATTATTCCTGCTTTAGAAAGTGCTCACGCTTTAGCTGCATTAAAAAAAATACCATTTAAAATGAATGATATTGTTATTATAAATTTATCAGGAAGAGGAGATAAGGATATTAATATTTATGATGATTATGAAAAAAATATATGA
- a CDS encoding phosphoribosylanthranilate isomerase, whose product MKFNILEISDLFPDFIGFIFYPNSPRFVGYDFSPPKLKRKILKTGVFVNESKEKILKISKEKSLDFVQLHGNESSFYCEYLFNKGLKLIKSFRIDKFLPFKNMKDYIHLCTYFLFDTKTTSYGGSGKKFCWDLLYEYNLEIPFFLSGGIGIEDIDKIKNFSRSNSKMFGIDINSKFEFFPGKKDSIAINSFIKKIRK is encoded by the coding sequence ATGAAATTTAATATACTAGAAATATCTGATTTATTTCCTGATTTCATAGGTTTTATATTTTATCCTAATTCTCCACGATTTGTTGGTTATGATTTTAGCCCTCCAAAATTAAAAAGAAAAATATTAAAAACGGGTGTTTTTGTTAATGAATCCAAAGAAAAAATCTTAAAAATAAGTAAAGAAAAAAGTTTAGATTTTGTTCAATTGCATGGAAATGAAAGTTCCTTTTATTGTGAATACCTTTTTAATAAAGGATTAAAATTAATAAAAAGCTTTAGAATAGATAAATTTTTACCCTTTAAAAATATGAAGGATTATATTCATTTATGTACTTATTTTTTATTTGATACTAAAACGACTTCTTATGGAGGGAGTGGAAAAAAGTTTTGTTGGGATTTACTATATGAGTATAATTTGGAAATTCCATTTTTTTTAAGTGGAGGAATTGGAATAGAGGATATTGATAAAATTAAAAATTTTTCTCGTTCGAATTCTAAAATGTTTGGAATTGATATTAATAGCAAATTTGAATTTTTTCCAGGTAAAAAAGATAGTATAGCTATAAATTCTTTTATAAAAAAGATAAGAAAATAA
- a CDS encoding YggS family pyridoxal phosphate-dependent enzyme, translated as MKNIKCRLFSIRKSIPKNIKILVVSKNQDISSIEKVYQTGHIDFGENYIQEMIPKYEKLPKNIRWHMIGRIQSNKLKYIVPFIHLIHSVQKIKHLKIINKEAIKYNRVINCLLQIKICNEKNKSGINNKEVHDILENNNYKNMKNVKVIGLMGMSSFHGSIKKIRHEFDYLNKIYNESKNRYKYSVLSMGMSRDYPIAIECGSTLIRLGTFFFGKRKKTIE; from the coding sequence ATGAAAAACATCAAATGTCGTCTTTTTTCCATAAGAAAATCAATACCTAAAAACATAAAAATTTTAGTAGTATCTAAAAATCAAGATATTTCTTCTATAGAAAAAGTTTATCAAACAGGACATATAGATTTTGGAGAGAATTATATTCAAGAAATGATCCCAAAATATGAAAAATTACCAAAGAATATTCGTTGGCATATGATTGGTAGAATTCAAAGTAATAAATTAAAATATATAGTTCCTTTTATTCATTTAATTCATAGTGTTCAAAAAATTAAACATCTTAAAATAATAAATAAAGAAGCTATTAAATATAATAGAGTTATAAACTGTTTATTGCAAATAAAGATTTGCAATGAAAAAAATAAATCCGGAATCAATAATAAAGAAGTTCATGATATTTTGGAAAATAATAATTATAAAAATATGAAAAATGTAAAAGTTATTGGACTAATGGGTATGTCTAGTTTTCATGGATCTATTAAAAAAATACGTCATGAATTTGATTATTTAAACAAAATATACAATGAATCTAAAAATAGATATAAATATTCTGTACTTTCCATGGGAATGAGTAGAGATTATCCTATAGCTATAGAATGTGGGAGCACACTTATTCGGTTAGGAACGTTTTTTTTTGGAAAAAGAAAAAAAACTATCGAATAG
- the trpA gene encoding tryptophan synthase subunit alpha, whose translation MKKIYELFKIKKKNILCIYFTAGYPVINSTEKIVMTLQDLPVDLIEIGIPYSDPLSDGPVIQKSNQISLKNGMNISLLFSQINRIKNKIKIPIILMGYYNQFYKFGEEKFLKKCQEIGISGLIFPDIPVNIFVEKYQKIFQKYSLSMIFLVTKKTDIYRISLLSNITDSFLYLVPSNSITGDSLLFEEEQISFFKRVKKFNVPKLIGFGIKNKKSFEESCKYANGGIIGSSFIQSLKKERLEESIQEYIKSIR comes from the coding sequence ATGAAAAAAATATATGAGTTATTTAAAATAAAAAAAAAAAATATATTATGTATTTATTTTACAGCAGGTTATCCTGTTATAAATAGTACCGAAAAAATAGTAATGACTTTACAAGATCTTCCTGTCGATTTAATTGAAATAGGAATTCCATATTCTGATCCTTTATCTGATGGACCAGTAATTCAAAAAAGCAATCAAATTTCGTTGAAAAATGGAATGAATATTTCTTTATTATTTTCGCAAATAAATCGAATTAAAAATAAAATAAAAATTCCTATTATTCTTATGGGATATTACAATCAATTTTATAAATTTGGAGAAGAAAAATTTCTAAAAAAATGTCAAGAAATAGGTATTTCTGGATTGATTTTTCCAGATATACCTGTTAATATTTTTGTAGAAAAATATCAAAAAATATTTCAAAAATATTCATTATCTATGATATTTTTGGTTACAAAAAAAACAGATATATATAGAATTTCTTTGTTGAGCAATATTACCGACAGTTTTTTATATTTAGTTCCTTCTAATTCTATTACAGGAGATAGTCTTCTATTTGAAGAAGAACAAATTTCATTTTTTAAACGTGTTAAAAAATTCAATGTTCCTAAATTGATTGGTTTTGGGATTAAAAATAAAAAATCTTTTGAGGAATCATGTAAGTACGCAAATGGAGGAATAATTGGAAGTTCTTTTATTCAATCACTAAAAAAAGAAAGATTGGAAGAAAGTATTCAAGAATATATAAAATCTATTCGATAG
- the serC gene encoding 3-phosphoserine/phosphohydroxythreonine transaminase yields the protein MKIHNFNAGPSILPKQVIRKSAKAVIDYNQCGLSLLEISHRSIDFEKIMEKTTNLVKRLMNLNKDYAVLFLQGGATLQFTMVPYNLMKTEAAYLDTGIWANNAIEEAKKIGKVRILFSGREKKYSYISKNYKIPDEVDYFHCTSNNTIVGTQMKIFPNTSIPIICDMSSDIFSRKLNFCQFGLIYASAQKNISSAGMTIVIVKKEILRKIKRNIPSYLDYKIHIKNNSLLNTPNVFSIYTSMLTLEWIENKGGISILEKENQQKSKLLYDEIDRNNLFENRIHKEDRSNMNVTFFLKKKNLKKDFDYMWKKENIVGLEGHRSLGGYRASIYNAISLESVQFLIEVMKEFERIFS from the coding sequence ATGAAAATACATAATTTCAATGCGGGTCCTTCTATTTTACCAAAACAAGTTATTAGAAAATCAGCTAAAGCTGTAATTGATTATAATCAATGTGGATTATCTTTGCTTGAAATATCTCATAGAAGTATAGATTTTGAAAAAATAATGGAAAAAACTACCAATTTGGTAAAACGTTTGATGAATTTAAATAAAGATTATGCGGTTTTATTTCTTCAAGGAGGAGCTACATTGCAATTTACAATGGTACCATATAATTTAATGAAAACAGAAGCAGCTTATTTAGATACAGGTATATGGGCTAATAATGCTATTGAAGAAGCGAAAAAAATTGGAAAAGTAAGAATACTTTTTTCTGGAAGAGAGAAAAAATATTCCTATATATCTAAAAATTATAAAATTCCAGATGAAGTAGATTATTTTCATTGTACTTCAAATAATACTATTGTGGGAACACAAATGAAAATATTTCCTAATACTTCTATACCAATAATTTGTGATATGTCTTCTGATATTTTTAGTAGAAAATTGAATTTTTGTCAATTCGGATTGATCTATGCTTCTGCACAAAAAAATATAAGTTCTGCAGGAATGACTATTGTTATAGTAAAAAAAGAAATTTTAAGAAAAATTAAAAGAAACATCCCTTCTTATCTAGACTATAAAATTCATATCAAAAATAACAGTCTTTTAAATACACCAAATGTATTTTCTATTTATACTTCTATGTTAACTTTAGAATGGATAGAAAATAAAGGAGGAATTTCTATTCTAGAAAAAGAAAATCAACAAAAATCCAAATTATTATATGATGAAATAGATAGAAACAATCTATTTGAAAATAGAATTCATAAGGAAGATCGTTCCAATATGAACGTTACCTTTTTTTTAAAAAAAAAAAATCTAAAAAAAGACTTTGATTATATGTGGAAAAAAGAAAATATTGTTGGATTAGAAGGGCATAGATCTTTAGGTGGGTATCGTGCTAGTATATACAATGCTATTTCATTAGAAAGTGTTCAGTTTTTAATTGAGGTAATGAAAGAATTTGAAAGAATATTTTCATAA
- the trpC gene encoding indole-3-glycerol phosphate synthase TrpC gives MKILDKIISIKQKEVYRNKIFNPIKKLEKSIFFNRKGISLAKNISKKNTFGIISEFKRKSPSIGRINNSLSVEKIVKDYEEAGVSGISILTDSYFFSGKPKDLTKTRSIVTSPLLRKDFIIDEYQIIESKSMGADVILLIAGILSKKEINNFSILSKKIGLEVIVEIHNENEMDKLTDNLDIIGINNRNLRSFVVDTNNCLKLVSKIPNNYLKIAESGIKHVKDILYLRKKGFSGFLIGENFMNTKDPGNTCKNMINELKIYE, from the coding sequence ATGAAAATTCTTGATAAAATAATCTCCATAAAACAAAAAGAAGTATACAGAAATAAGATTTTTAATCCAATAAAAAAACTAGAAAAAAGCATTTTTTTTAATCGTAAGGGGATTTCTTTAGCTAAGAATATTTCAAAAAAAAATACTTTTGGAATTATTTCAGAATTTAAACGTAAATCTCCTTCTATTGGAAGAATTAATAATTCTTTATCAGTAGAAAAAATAGTAAAAGATTATGAAGAGGCAGGTGTTAGTGGAATATCTATTCTTACAGATTCTTATTTCTTCTCTGGTAAACCAAAAGATTTAACAAAAACACGTTCAATTGTTACGAGTCCTTTATTGAGAAAAGATTTTATTATTGACGAATATCAAATCATAGAATCTAAATCCATGGGAGCGGATGTTATTTTGTTGATTGCAGGAATACTTTCTAAAAAAGAAATTAATAATTTTTCCATTTTATCTAAAAAAATTGGTTTAGAAGTTATTGTGGAGATCCATAATGAAAATGAAATGGATAAATTAACCGATAATCTAGATATTATAGGAATAAATAATAGAAATTTAAGATCTTTTGTGGTAGATACCAATAACTGTTTAAAATTAGTTTCAAAAATTCCTAATAATTATCTAAAAATAGCAGAAAGCGGAATTAAACATGTAAAAGATATTTTGTATTTACGAAAAAAAGGATTTTCAGGATTTTTAATTGGAGAAAATTTCATGAATACAAAAGATCCTGGAAATACTTGTAAAAATATGATAAATGAATTAAAAATTTATGAATAG
- a CDS encoding shikimate kinase, whose product MKVTLIGYMGCGKTSIGKILSEKLKFCFYDLDAMLVKKKKDSIYNIFKKKGEKYFRKIENLMLKKFLKKHKQYILSVGGGTPCYYNNIYLLNKFSKTFYLKTNIYTLYKRLYTEKKKRPIISHLSNNELFIFIMKHFSKRIFFYEKSSKKIDITGKSKKKIVQEIIKYVE is encoded by the coding sequence ATGAAAGTAACTTTGATTGGATATATGGGTTGTGGGAAAACTTCTATAGGAAAAATTCTATCCGAAAAATTGAAATTTTGTTTTTATGACTTAGATGCTATGCTTGTCAAAAAAAAAAAGGATTCTATTTATAATATTTTCAAAAAAAAAGGAGAAAAATATTTTAGAAAAATAGAGAATTTGATGCTTAAAAAATTTTTAAAAAAACATAAACAATATATTTTATCTGTTGGAGGAGGGACTCCTTGTTATTATAACAATATTTATTTATTAAATAAATTTTCGAAAACATTTTATCTTAAAACAAATATTTATACATTATATAAAAGATTGTATACAGAGAAAAAAAAGAGACCTATTATATCTCATTTATCTAATAATGAATTATTTATATTTATTATGAAACATTTTTCAAAAAGAATTTTTTTTTATGAAAAATCTTCTAAAAAAATTGACATTACTGGAAAATCCAAAAAAAAAATAGTTCAGGAAATTATAAAATATGTTGAATAA
- the tilS gene encoding tRNA lysidine(34) synthetase TilS: MENKLYDPFFSEKLIREFSIENKNVCVAVSGGLDSMVLLNLLLHISNITLSVAHCNFSLRDKESNEDENFVRNFCMKKNISYHIKRFNTFDFSKKKKLSIQMSARKLRYDWFEELLEKNSYEYIALGHHLNDSIETFFINMMRGTGIKGLLGIPRKNKKFIRPLSGFTKKEILHYAKIKNIKWRLDSSNQEDKYLRNKIRLITSTFSNSFYKGIKKSMEYLYKENFFIEIEVEKVHKEITVEKKSNPFLWKIECKKIKKLQPLSFYLFKLFFPYGFYNIENLKDLIHAQSGKQLISKKYRIIKNRNYWILIENNFFEKKNKVYIIQDIKFEKIDHLPIDIQFIINPKKENTRNMSFIDFDKIRFPLQLRTWKKGDFFFPLNMKGKKKLSKYYKEKKFSILEKKQIWLLINGNGNIIFVIGNRLDDRFKITKKTKKILGIKI, from the coding sequence ATGGAAAATAAGCTATATGATCCTTTTTTTTCAGAAAAATTAATAAGAGAATTTTCAATTGAAAATAAAAATGTTTGTGTTGCTGTAAGCGGAGGATTAGATAGTATGGTCCTTCTAAATTTGTTACTTCATATTTCTAATATAACATTAAGTGTAGCTCATTGTAATTTTTCCCTTAGAGATAAAGAATCTAATGAAGATGAAAATTTTGTAAGGAATTTTTGTATGAAAAAAAATATTTCATATCATATTAAACGATTTAATACTTTTGACTTTTCTAAAAAAAAAAAATTATCCATACAAATGTCAGCTAGAAAACTTAGATATGATTGGTTTGAGGAATTGTTAGAAAAAAATTCATATGAATATATTGCTTTAGGACATCATTTAAACGATTCTATAGAAACCTTTTTTATTAATATGATGAGAGGAACAGGAATTAAAGGATTGTTAGGAATTCCTAGAAAAAACAAAAAATTTATTCGTCCTCTTTCTGGTTTTACTAAAAAAGAAATTTTACATTATGCTAAAATAAAAAATATAAAATGGAGATTAGATAGTAGTAATCAAGAGGATAAATATTTAAGAAATAAAATTCGTTTAATAACATCTACTTTTTCAAATTCTTTTTATAAGGGGATAAAAAAAAGTATGGAATATCTTTATAAGGAAAATTTTTTTATAGAGATAGAGGTAGAAAAAGTCCATAAAGAAATTACAGTAGAAAAAAAAAGTAATCCATTCTTATGGAAGATAGAATGCAAAAAAATAAAAAAATTACAACCATTGTCTTTTTATTTATTTAAGTTATTTTTTCCATATGGATTTTATAATATAGAAAATTTAAAAGATCTTATTCATGCACAATCTGGAAAGCAACTTATATCAAAAAAATATCGTATTATTAAAAATAGGAATTATTGGATTTTAATAGAAAATAACTTTTTTGAAAAAAAAAATAAGGTTTACATTATACAGGATATAAAATTTGAAAAAATAGATCATCTTCCTATTGATATACAGTTTATTATCAATCCTAAAAAAGAAAATACAAGGAATATGTCATTCATAGATTTTGATAAAATTAGATTTCCTTTACAATTAAGAACATGGAAAAAAGGAGATTTTTTTTTCCCTTTAAACATGAAAGGGAAAAAAAAATTAAGTAAATATTATAAAGAAAAAAAATTTTCTATTTTGGAAAAGAAACAAATATGGTTATTGATTAATGGAAATGGAAATATTATTTTTGTTATAGGAAATCGTTTAGATGATAGATTCAAAATTACAAAAAAAACAAAAAAAATATTAGGAATAAAGATTTAA
- the hisG gene encoding ATP phosphoribosyltransferase, with the protein MDKLKIAIQKSGRLYDDSIKLLKDCSIEVNIGIDKLKTTALNFPLEILFLRDDDIPQYLEDGVADIGIVGKNVLLEKRKKIKIKETLGFGKCRLSIAIPKSLFYNGINDLNGKRIATSYPFLVREFFEKKYIKAEIHEISGAVEIAPGIGLADCICDLVSSGSTLFMNGLKEVETILQSEAVLASNLHLGGQQHIIMDKLLFRIRSVKKAKNHKYILLNVSNEHLEKIISHLPGIKSPVILPLANSKCSSVHSVVNENDFWGIIENLKSLGAQDILVLPIEKIIL; encoded by the coding sequence ATGGATAAACTTAAAATAGCTATTCAAAAATCAGGTCGTCTTTATGATGACTCCATCAAGTTACTTAAAGATTGTAGCATAGAGGTTAATATTGGAATAGATAAATTAAAAACAACAGCTCTTAATTTTCCACTAGAAATACTATTTCTAAGAGATGATGACATTCCTCAATATTTAGAAGATGGAGTAGCCGATATAGGAATTGTTGGAAAAAATGTCCTTTTGGAAAAAAGAAAAAAAATAAAAATTAAAGAAACTTTAGGATTTGGAAAATGTCGTCTTTCTATTGCAATACCTAAATCTTTGTTTTATAATGGAATAAATGATTTAAATGGAAAAAGAATTGCTACAAGCTATCCATTTTTGGTTAGAGAATTTTTCGAAAAAAAATATATAAAAGCAGAAATTCACGAAATTTCTGGAGCTGTAGAAATTGCTCCTGGAATAGGATTAGCCGATTGTATTTGTGATTTGGTAAGTAGTGGATCTACACTTTTTATGAATGGATTAAAAGAAGTAGAAACAATTCTTCAATCTGAAGCTGTTTTAGCTTCTAATCTTCATTTGGGAGGACAACAACATATCATAATGGATAAATTGTTATTTCGGATTCGATCTGTAAAAAAAGCTAAAAATCATAAATATATTCTTTTAAACGTTTCTAATGAACACTTAGAAAAAATAATATCTCATCTTCCAGGAATTAAAAGTCCAGTTATTCTTCCATTAGCAAATTCAAAATGCAGTTCTGTACATTCTGTAGTAAATGAAAATGATTTTTGGGGAATTATAGAAAATTTAAAATCACTGGGAGCACAAGATATATTAGTACTTCCAATAGAAAAAATTATACTTTAA